One window from the genome of Nicotiana tomentosiformis chromosome 5, ASM39032v3, whole genome shotgun sequence encodes:
- the LOC138892867 gene encoding uncharacterized protein, with the protein MDDDNDHEWMERFVVVATRDIIPATTPSFPESWTRTRKFNVCLFLDQGLFHAVTDLSFFTISATRWTPPSVEGLDHTAFVVTASQPTTPSVLSPSSPTMPSPPATATSSPPAADTREEDVPPSQSLVHGNLGHNYSPPSADPQRRRSVSLSISTECHLLSRPVKLTNYLKPPASEKDKNKIHSLLGECMINNAMHNAVAGLQKLILDKEKLTSEQDQLLTERDPIVTQLPALEAQAAEVVELEAQLQQIEQDMVTLGEEAVLLRVQLQETKAKWSEVQNDVLAISKHEAASTERLNNLEPALNSKAEEVAAAKEKHARMEEKYKRVMEHDKVYNSTICDLDVSLQAARSERNSLSTEVDQLKT; encoded by the exons atggatgatgacaacgaccacGAATGGATGGAGCGGTTCGTTGTAGTTGCCACCAGGGACATCATCCCGGCCACAACTCCATCTTTTCCCGAGTCATGGACTCGTACACGTAAGTTCAATGTCTGCCTTTTCCTTGATCAAGGATTGTTCCATGCTGTTACTGATCTTTCTTTTTTTActatttcagcaactcggtggacaccTCCAAGTGTTGAAGGCTTAGACCA CACTGCTTTTGTCGTAACTGCTTCTCAACCCACAACGCCATCAGTTTTGTCTCCTTCTTCGCCAACCATGCCTTctccaccagcaactgctacatcatcccCACCGGCCGCAGACACCCGAGAGGAGGATGTACCTCCTTCCCAGTCCCTAgtccatgggaatttggggcataaCTATTCGCCCCCCTCCGCAGATCCTCAGAGAAGGAGGAGCGTCTCCCTTTCGATCTCTACTGAGTGCCATCTGTTGTCCCGGCCGGTGAAACTCACCAATTACCTGAAGCCTCCGGCTTCGGAGAAAGATAAGAATAAAATACATTCTCTCTTAGGGGAGTGTATGataaacaatgccatgcacaacgcaGTAGCG GGCCTTCAAAAGTTGATCCTTGATAAAGAGAAACTCACATCCGAGCAGGATCAACTGTTGACCGAGCGGGACCCAATTGTTACTCAACTCCCAGCACTGGAAGCACAAGCTGCTGAAGTTGTTGAGTTGGAGGCTCAGTTGCAGCAGATTGAGCAAGATATGGTGACCCTCGGCGAAGAGGCAGTCCTGTTAAGGGTACAATTACAAGAGACCAAGGCAAAGTGGTCCGAGGTCCAAAATGATGTTCTTGCTATTTCTAAGCATGAGGCTGCCTCTACTGAAAGACTAAATAATTTGGAgccagccttgaactccaaagctgaagaggTTGCTGCTGCTAAGGAAAAACATGCCCGGATGGAAGAGAAGTATAAGAGGGTCATGGAGCACGATAAAGTTTATAACTCCACTATCTGTGACCTTGATGTCAGCCTTCAGGCTGCAAGATCCGAGCGGAATAGCCTTTCGACCGAGGTTGATCAGCTTAAGACATAG